A genomic stretch from Antarcticibacterium flavum includes:
- a CDS encoding NupC/NupG family nucleoside CNT transporter, protein MKNFRAVLLFIFLGILNVHSQSITKEWQLETTDTSTTSQNNFSNIDRLVLDEGRFVLNAAEGEDLEGDYLYQNNLLVFFFDPPNDTIRKYRITELTDNTLVLTDSYQTYSFTESPTEVEELIPAETAKEIIPSQGLTVTSVWRGILGMFSLLLLAFFFSSKRSAINWRTVGVGLAAQLLLAIGVLKVTFIKNIFEFVGNIFVLILDFTKAGSEFLLGGLMEVDSFGFIFLFQVLPTIIFFSALTSVLFYLGVVQIIVRGLAWVLTKLMGISGAESLSVAGNIFLGQTEAPLLIKAYLERMTRSEILLVMIGGMATVAGGVLAAYIGFLGGDDPVLRLQFAKHLLAASVMAAPGAIVISKILYPQQEPVNTNVEISTEKIGSNILDAIANGTTEGLKLAANVAAMLLVFIAFIAMINYILGYIGALTTLNSLIAEYTPYSKVSLEAILGTVFAPLMWLIGVAEEDMMLMGQLLGIKLVASEFVGYIQLADLKNPANFLSLNYEKSVIMATYMLCGFANFASIGIQIGGIGSLAPGKRKVLSEFGMKALIGGTIASLLSATIAGMIIG, encoded by the coding sequence ATGAAAAACTTCCGGGCAGTCCTGCTCTTTATTTTTCTGGGAATTCTAAATGTACATTCGCAAAGTATCACCAAGGAATGGCAACTTGAAACAACCGACACTTCCACTACCTCACAGAATAATTTCTCAAACATTGACAGGTTGGTCCTGGATGAGGGAAGATTTGTATTAAATGCTGCTGAAGGAGAAGATCTTGAAGGGGATTACCTGTACCAGAACAATTTGCTGGTATTTTTCTTTGACCCTCCCAATGACACGATAAGAAAATACAGGATCACTGAACTTACAGATAACACCCTTGTTCTTACAGACAGTTATCAAACCTATAGTTTTACCGAATCTCCTACAGAAGTAGAAGAATTGATCCCGGCTGAAACTGCAAAAGAGATCATACCGAGTCAGGGCCTTACCGTTACCAGCGTGTGGCGCGGGATCCTTGGAATGTTTTCCCTGCTGTTGCTGGCATTCTTCTTTAGCAGTAAAAGAAGTGCTATTAATTGGAGGACCGTGGGAGTAGGACTGGCAGCGCAACTGCTCCTGGCTATCGGGGTTTTGAAAGTGACCTTCATAAAGAACATTTTTGAGTTTGTTGGAAACATCTTTGTACTCATTCTGGATTTCACAAAAGCAGGAAGTGAATTCCTTTTGGGCGGCCTTATGGAGGTTGATAGTTTTGGTTTTATATTCCTCTTCCAGGTATTGCCTACCATCATCTTCTTCTCGGCCTTGACATCTGTATTGTTCTATCTAGGGGTGGTGCAAATAATTGTTCGGGGACTGGCCTGGGTGCTCACTAAACTCATGGGCATCTCGGGCGCAGAAAGTCTAAGTGTGGCGGGAAATATCTTTCTTGGCCAGACAGAAGCTCCTCTATTGATAAAAGCTTACCTGGAAAGGATGACCCGCAGTGAGATCCTGCTGGTAATGATTGGAGGAATGGCAACCGTTGCCGGCGGGGTGCTGGCAGCCTATATCGGCTTTCTGGGAGGTGACGATCCCGTATTAAGGCTTCAGTTTGCAAAGCATTTACTGGCAGCATCTGTGATGGCTGCGCCTGGGGCAATAGTTATCTCCAAGATCCTTTACCCGCAACAGGAACCCGTAAATACAAATGTGGAGATCTCTACTGAAAAAATTGGCTCCAATATCCTGGACGCCATCGCCAATGGTACTACTGAAGGTTTAAAACTTGCGGCAAATGTTGCAGCGATGCTCCTGGTATTCATCGCCTTCATCGCGATGATAAATTACATTTTAGGATATATAGGAGCGCTCACGACCTTAAATTCACTCATTGCCGAATATACACCGTACTCAAAGGTTTCCCTTGAGGCCATCCTTGGAACTGTTTTCGCACCGCTAATGTGGCTCATTGGGGTGGCAGAAGAAGATATGATGCTTATGGGGCAACTGCTGGGAATAAAACTTGTCGCCAGTGAATTTGTAGGTTACATACAGCTGGCCGATCTAAAGAACCCTGCAAATTTCCTAAGCCTCAACTACGAAAAATCTGTTATCATGGCGACCTATATGCTCTGCGGATTCGCAAATTTTGCTTCTATAGGGATACAGATTGGAGGGATAGGCTCACTGGCTCCCGGCAAAAGAAAAGTGTTATCTGAATTCGGAATGAAGGCCTTAATTGGAGGAACTATAGCCTCTCTTCTGTCTGCGACTATCGCGGGGATGATCATTGGGTAA